TAATATACTTCTGTAACggtccctcccccacctccaccccctaacccccgccccctgccctcccaccaccttccttacccacccacccacccacctctcccgcACCTCCACCTCGCCCAAccaacccacctcttcacactcACTGTTCACGCAACactaacacacaggcacacacaccgaGATCAAAGTGCAAAATGTGCACATCATcgccacacgcacgcgcgcgcgcgcgcgcccacacacacacacacacacacacacacacacacaaaatctacatacatacacacatacatacatacataaaaacaagaaacacacaaacacagacacaaacaaacacaaacacagacacacagacacacagacaaacacagacacacacacaaccacacacagacacagacacacacagtcacacacacacacacacacacacaacacccatccccccttaccccccaagtgatggcctagaggtaatgcgtccgcctaggaagcgagagaatctgagcgcgctcgttcaaattttctttccctccactaaaccttgagtggtggtctggacgcttgtcattcggaggagacaataaaccgaggtcccgtgtgcagcacgcacttagcgcacgtaaaagaacccacggcagcaaaaggattgttcctggcaaaattctgtagaaaaatttacttcgataggaaaaaaaaacgaaagaaaaaaaaagggtggcgctgcagtgtagcgactcactctccctgaggagagcaacccgaatttcacacagagaattctgttgtgataaaaagaaataacaaatacaaatacaaacataatgATCACATAAATGACGTCTCCCAACTCGTTCTGATTCCAGAAaccacgtaaaacaacaacaacaacaacaacaacaacaacaacaacaactagtccTCCGTAACCTGACGTCAaaccccacaccaaccaccaactACCAGTCGGACTCACCAATCAACCAGCCCTGGCATCAGcgtcccgcccacacacaccagcGACCACCAGCTGTGCTAGAATGTAAATGCCTTCGCCCGTGCTGCTCCTGTGGTCCCTGCTGTCGACAGTGGTGGCGGGCACCTGCACCTTCACCTTCCTCCAGCCCTTCTGGTTCGTCCACCATGACCTCACCCACGCCTTCGGTCTGGTGGCCTACTGCTACGTCGTCAACCCCAGCGCTCAGGGGAAGGAgacctgcaggtgtgtgtgtgtgttgtgttgtgttgtgtgttgtgtgtgtgttgtggtgtgtgtgtgttgtggtgtgctgtgttgtgttgtgttgtggtgtgtgtgatgtgctgtgttgtgtgtgtgtgtgtgtgtgtgtgtgtgtgtgcctacctaaccaccaccaccaccaccaacacacacacacacacacacacacatatatatatacatacatgtagtgtCTTCAcggacatatttaacatgtcccttcagtcttgtgtggtgcctcactgctttaagaaataaacaatcattcctgttccaaaaaaagtacagcatagttgtcttaatgattatcgtcccgtagccttaacatcagtcgtaatgaaaacatttgaacgcttgattctacgaTTTATAAAAacctgtgttatagtgtgccagcagtgtcacccccccaccccctcaccacctgcactctgtcccccccccttccccccttccctccccatcccttcgccacccctccccttctccttcttatctcccttcccgctccatccagagtccagtctttgaggtcgcgccgacaccgcgccacactccctctttccacccccctcctcaccccactccctagtcggccgtCTTTGATCAGCGACGcccgtcacccgccccagctataggaacacgtgcagttacgtgatgtctgccgccATCCCCGTGTTGagcagaacatcccgtgtggcggcctgtctttcaagtcaggatccttttcattgactacagctctgcgttcaacacaatagtgccatcaaaactatattttaaactgaaagacctctcgctgcctgaatcagtttgtgcatggatcctaaattttctaagatgcagaccgcaagttgttaaagttggtaacctcacttcctccacatgcattctcaacataggcaccccacagggttGTGTTCTAttcccactgttgtactcactattcacacatgactgtgcaactcaaaatgaatgtaacaccatggtcaagtttgctgaCGATACAAGTCTAGAAGGGCTGATTCCGActgtgatgagtcaaaatatagggaagaagtacatgaacttgtcagctggtgtgatcaaaacaacttagaagtCAACGCATCAAAAACCAAATAATTAATTCTAGATCTGACCCCTTAAAACTtatcattgaagacaagcaagtagagatcatcagcgactttaaatttctcggactgatcatttccaacgatttgaaatgggagaaaaatacggggaaaaaaaatgttaagaaagcacaacagcacctgtactttcttcggcaccTCAAAACGTTTGGAATTAAAAGAGAAATCATGGTCGATTTCTGccaagcagtcattgaaagtgtgctaacctttactattactgtttggtacggaaacatttccaaggcagaagttgcagcctttaacaaaatcgtaaaaactgccaccaagattaccgcggctgatctaccttctctagaagacatatatatatatatatatatatatatatatatatatattgagatgctcccctctggttgacggtacagaagtataagaatgaaaaccaatcgcttcgccaatagctttttccccaaagcagtcaatgcctgtctctcgaacaaatccagtgtgataaatagaataaattattgtgcaaccaacaaccatctacctgaatatctagtcatcagccccatccacatgtaatatgcagcttctgttcaaacgtgtgtgtgtgtgtgtgtgtgtgtgtgcaggtgcgtgtTCACatgcgttcgtgtatgtgtgtgcttgttcgcgcgcgcgcgcatgtgtatgtctgcACTCTTGAGTAATTTCCTCACCTGTTAGAGTGACTGACTCATGATGATCAGGTTCGATTCCCGGACATGAATTGTGTAGGCCGTGCCACActttcttcctacccccccccccccccccagccttcaTTTTGCAAGCACGCTACTTCCGATGAAACGGCCTTTATGGCACATTACACGATAACTGCCCATAAAGTAAATGAGTATCTGTCCCCATAAACAATGGCAAGGCAAAGGCGATTAGAGGATATTTTTTTCCATCAATCAAATGGATgcatgtctcctttttttttttttttaggttagtTTTTATCTTATGTGAAAGAAATATGGGCATTGCATCTGCAGTCTACAGTTTGCgttatgtacacacactgacacacgcacgcacacacacacacacatatctatctctctatctctctctatatatatctatgtatatatatgcatatctatatctatctatctctatatatattaaacacactctctctctcacacacacacgcacacacacacacacacacacacacacacgcgcgcgcgcttgcgcgcgcgcacacacacacacacaaacacgctcacacacacacgcacgcacacacacagacacacagacacagacacagacagacagacagacacacacacacacacacacacacacacacacacacacacacacacacacacacacatgaatgtgtaAGACATGGACGAGTTGGCACTCAAAACGCTATAACTCGCTGCCAAGTACAACGTGTGTGGCTTGCATCCAAAGGCATAGTCGCGGCTTCAGCTAATGTGTCATCAGCATGCTTCCCTCGACACTTTGTATatccttttcttaaaaaaaaaatcagcatgcgCCTAAAGCTTCACCCCCTGCTTTCTACGCTttactatcaaacacacacacacacacacacacacacacacacacacacacacacacacacacacacacacgatgatgatgctgatgattgttgttgtggttgttgttgttgttgttgttcttcttcttcttctacttctcaatATTGTCAATCATAactaatcaccaccatcaccatcatcatcaccatccacatcatcattatcattattgttgttgttatcatcatcattataattcttcttcttctttttgttcttgttcttcatcatcatcatcataatcgtctgtcttcttcatcttatgattattatgattatggttgagttcatcatcaccattccctctctacccctcagTGCCTACGTGGGCACCTTCAGACTGGGCCacatgcctcctcctcctcctcatcatattcatcttcaccaccaccaccaccaccatcttcatcatcatcatcattatcttgatcttcatcatcatcatcatcattatcttgatcatcatcatcatcatcatcatcatcatcttgatcttcatcataatcatcatcatcatcatctccatcatcatcattatcttgatcttcatcatcatcatcaccattcccaCTCTACCCATCAGTGCCTACGTGGGCACCTTCAGACTGGGCCACGtacctcatcatcctcatcatcttcatcatcaccatcctcctcctcatcatctccatcaccaccaccaccaccaccaccaccatcatcatcactatcatcaccatcaccaccaccaccgccaccaccaccaccactaccatcatcatcatcatcatccttgttgttgttgttgttgttcatgatgacgatgatggttattagtattattatcattcttagtagtagtagtagtagtagtagtagtaatcttgttcttctcatcatcatcatcatcatcatcatttttcttcttgttatcatcatcatcatcatcgtcatcatcatcatcatcatcatcatcatcattgtccttccccttcttctcctcattatcATAATTTCGACTATGCTTATGTGTACCATCaccattctctttctgtcccccacacccccaccccagtgcCTACGGGGGCACCTTCAGACTGGACACGTGCCGTCAGGGCCGTGGCAGGCGGCCTGCGTTCTGTACGGGGcctgatgtcatcatcatcatcatcatcatcatcgttcttcttgtgttgttgttatcatcgtcgtcatagtggagtgatggcctagaggtaacgcgtccgcctaggaagcgagagaatctgagcgcgctggttcgaatcacagctgagccgccgatattttctccccctccactagaccttgagtggtggtctgggcgctagtcattcggatgagacgataaaccgcggtcccgtgtgcagcatgaaccgggtgcagcacgtaaaagaacccacggcaacaaaagggttgttcctggcaaaattctgaagaaaaatccacttcgataagaaaaaacaaataaaactgcacgcaggaaaaaaaaaaaagaaaaaaaaaaagggtggcgttgtagagtagcgacgcgctctccctggggagagcagcccgaatttcacaccgagaaatctgttgttataaaaagaaatacaaatacaaataattattagtattgttgtaatcatcatcatcatcatcacgatcgccaccaccatcatcatgatcatcatctttcttgtttttgttcttcctctCAGTATTGTCTATcatattattaccatcatcaccatccttctcctggttgttgttgttgttcttgttcaagatgatgataatgatggtgatcatcatcatcatcatcatcatcatcatcatttttcttcttgttatcatcatcatcatcatcatcatcatttttcttcttgttatcatcatcatcatcatcattatcttgatcttcatcatcatcatcatcatcatcatcatcatcatcaccattcccaCTCTACCTCTCAGTGCCTACGTGGGCACCTTCAGACTGGGCCAcgtgcctcatcatcatcatcatcatcatcatcatcatcatcaccaccaacatcatcatcatcatcatcatcatcaccaacatcatcattatcatcgttgttgttgttgttatcatcatcattataattcttcttctttttgttcttgttcttcatcatcatcatcataatcgtctttcttcttcatcttatgattattatgattatgattatgttcatcatcaccattcccaCTCTGCCCCTCAGTGCCTACGGGGGCACCTTCAGACTGGGCCacgtgcctcctcctcctcatcatcatattcatcttcttcaccaccaccaccaccaccaccaccaccaccatcatcatcatcatcatcatcattatcttgatcttcatcatcatcatcatcatcctcatcctcatcttcatcatcaccatcctcctcctcatcatctccaccaccaccaccaccaccaccaccaccaccatcatcatcatcatcatcatcattatcttgatcttcatcatcatcatcatcatcctcatcctcatcatcttcatcatcaccatcctcctcctcatcatcaccatcaccaccaccaccgccaccaccaccaccgctaccatcatgatcatcatcattcttgttgttgttgttgttcatgatgacgatgatggttattagtattattatcattcttagtagtagtagtagtagtagtagtagtagtagtagtagtagtcatcttgttcttcttctcatcatcatcatcatcatcatcatcatcatcatcatcatttttcttcttgttatcatcatcatcatcatcatcatcatcatcatcatcatcatcatcatttttcttcttgttatcatcatgatcatgatcatgatcatgatcatcatcatcatcatcatcatcatcatcatttttcttcttgttatcatcatcatcatcatcatcatcattatcttgatcttcatcatcatcatcatcatcatcatcatcaccattcccaCTCAACCCCTCAGTGCCTACGTGGGCACCTTCAGACTGGGCCAcgtgcctcatcatcatcatcatcaacattatcatcatcaccaccaacatcatcatcatcatcatcaacatcatcatcatcatttttcttcttgttatcatcatcgtcatcatcatcatcatcatcatcatcatcatcatcatcatcatttttcttcttgttatcatcatcatcatcatcatcattatcttgatcttcatcatcatcatcatcatcatcatcaccattcccaCTCTACCCCTCAGTGCCTACGTGGGCACCTTCAGACTGGGCCAcgtgcctcatcatcatcatcatcatcatcatcatcatcagcatcataatcatcaccaccaacatcatcatcatcatcatcatcatcatcatcatcatcaccaacatcatcattatcattgttgttgttgttgttatcatcatcattataattcttcttctttttgttcttgttcttcatcatcatcatcatcataatcgtctttcttcttcatcttatgattattatgattatgattatgttcatcatcaccatttccaCTCTACCCCTCAGTGCCTACGGGGGCACCTTCAGACTGGGCCacatgcctcctcctcctcatcatcatattcatcttcttcaccaccaccaccaccaccaccaccaccaccaccaccatcatcatcatcatcatcatcattatcttgatcttcatcatcatcatcatcatcctcatcctcatcttcatcatcaccatcctcctcctcatcatctccatcaccaccaccaccaccaccaccaccaccaccatcatcatcatcatcattatcttgatcttcatcatcatcatcatcatcctcatcctcatcatcttcatcatcaccatcctcctcctcatcatctccatcaccaccaccaccaccaccaccaccatcatcactatcatcaccatcaccaccaccaccgccaccaccaccaccgctaccatcatgatcatcatcattcttgttgttgttgttgttcatgatgacgatgatggttattagtattattatcattcttagtagtagtagtagtagtagtagtagtcatcttgttcttcttctcatcatcatcatcatcatcatcatcatttttcttcttgttatcatcatcatcatcatcatcatcatcatttttcttcttgttatcatcatgatcatgatcatcatcgtcatcatcatcatcatcatcatcattgtccttccccttctcctcctcattatcatcatttcgaTTATGCTTATATTtatcatcaccattctctctctgccgcccccgccccctcgtcTCCCCAGTGCCTACGGGGGCACCTTCAGACTGGGCCACGTGCCGTCAGGGGCGTGGCAGGCGGCCTGCGTTCTGTACGGGGCCGGGTGTGCTCTGGCCTGTCTGGGCGCTCTGCTCTCCCTGGGCTCCGCCTGCATACCCGGATACTGTCGGCGCAAGGTGACCCGGGTGGCCGGGTACGTCCAGACCGTCTCGGGTGAGTAGAAacggggtggaagggtgggggatggtgaAGGAACaagaagggtgggaggggttgtgggtggtgtggtgggcgttttcgtgggtgggtgggtgggtgggaggaaagaCTTAGAAAGTGATGGGGACTTTCACATGAATAATATTTGATCCTGAACCctccgtttgtgtgtctgtgtgactgtctaatccttctgtctgcatgtatgtttgtctgtccgtccgtcagtctgtctgtctgcctgcctgcctgtctgtctgttgtttcttgttttctctcactctgcacacacacacacacacacatacacacacacacacacacacacacacacacactcacacacacacacacacacacacacacacacacacacacacacacacacacacacacacacaggtcagcgaTCACAAAGTTCCGGGGATCATAactgacaacaatctcacttggaatcctcacataaattccctttgcaaaatgacagcccagaaaacccatcagctatccaaaaaatcaaacatttccttgaccttcattcacggaaattagtttttcaagcacatatccagtctacaacagattatgcatcaacactatgggattccgcaagtgcgaacaccatgaagccattacagaatcttcataaacgggggctcaagttggtactccttaaaaagacttcccttttagacacagactataaacaagcgaatattcttcccactaatccgtagattagagtacagtaaaggaatcatgatgcaaaagattatgacaggtaatgcaccaccaacattaataggcaaaattttctgtaaattcatcaaggaatccacccaaagtccatatcccaattccaagaattgacttgttcaaatccagtctggtctactcaggcgccaccctatggaactcatcCCCGGAAACAATTAAataacaccattgcccaaccacctttaactcactcagtacggccagtcctctcttctcctctacacagacccctcggatgttcagtgggtgtctgaatgacccaacctttagcttccatcgtcagaattgtggtattctttgtcagcattcacctcttcagtataagagccttccgcttgcaatattttgatgatggtaattgggatgaaacgctgttaacgtcgtctctttcgccgttcgtatggagagagttaaaaaaaacattgcctgtcccatcttatgccataatgtgtaatgtaaatcgctCATTTTAATGATAGTGTTTGTCAAATGAGTATGGTTGActgataacctccctcaccctccaccccccactctgatctgtagtgcggtgtgtgttgtatgtgtttgtttctttcattttgttcatttttccccTTATATTTTACTGACACCATGCTTGTAcgtgtatgccatgtgtgtgtgtgtgtgtgtgtgtgtgtgtgtgtgtgtgtgtgtgtgcgtgcgcgtgtgtgtttatgtttgtttgtttgtttgttttttgtttgtttgtttattttgtttatttttttatttttgttttattttatttgattttattttctgatttttttcttctatgttatgtatctctactaacaccatgctttcatgctttaattttattgagtattgtgtagtgtagaccctattcagggcggggactggacgtAAAAAAGCACaatgtgcttatc
The DNA window shown above is from Babylonia areolata isolate BAREFJ2019XMU chromosome 29, ASM4173473v1, whole genome shotgun sequence and carries:
- the LOC143274846 gene encoding LHFPL tetraspan subfamily member 7 protein-like — translated: MPSPVLLLWSLLSTVVAGTCTFTFLQPFWFVHHDLTHAFGLVAYCYVVNPSAQGKETCSAYGGTFRLGHVPSGAWQAACVLYGAGCALACLGALLSLGSACIPGYCRRKVTRVAGYVQTVSVLIMIAGLLIFPLGLGSKFSRHYCGDGAAAYHSGHCLIGWSYMLGIMGTALSIFCPFLSQFTDMKAADIFN